The segment TTCGCGACGTAACGGATTGCCGCACCAGGGATCTATATTAGATTCTAATTCCAAAATGTTAAGAATACAAATTATGTGCAAATTGACGCAACTCCAATCGCGTGGCGGCGCTCATCGTGCTGCGGTCTTGTCTTCCTCAGTATGTAATGTTAAGATGCTgtagtagaagaaaaaatggcaCGCGAAATTCTTATGttaaaaatgataaacatGGTAATTGAGGATGTGACGCTTAAGAGGGTATTTCTGGGCCAAAGACccatcagaaaaaaaaagtttgaaaatttattagagaaaagacaatttttaatgACAATCAAAAtgatattcaatgaaaaaacatttaatttaaataaaataaaattagatttacctacctacctacatttaagtaaattgaatattaaaaaaaatattttgtagttttttttttaacttttttgttACAATCATTCAacgtaatttttcaaaaaaaaaaaaaaatttaatgaagaacttttcttaaagaaattatttgagtaaaatatttgaaagttAGAAAGACATGCTCAatcgaatatttaaaaaaaatatctatatattatttatttctttaaaattctttacctTGTACATACTtacaatattaataaattaaaggtaattaaaaataaagaaaatcaaaaattaaataaattatctttaaataAAGGTATTTAACCCCTTTGAAGCATTCAAATCCCAAAACCAAACccaaattcaataaatctttcatttttttccacaagattttttttttcatttaaaaaatttgaggaatttttaatagaacCGCCCCCTAAAGAgcaacttctttttatttttttttttagttttgtgcaaaattcaaatcttTAATGTAGAACCGCATCCTCGCCGCAAAGCGTATAGTGATATTTTCTCATCCAATAGATCCATCCATTTATGTCCAATCCACGAAGAAGTGAGATGTGTCGAGAGAGGCGGCAACGGTGACAATTTaattagcataaaattatATCTAAAAGTGTCGACACAGTCCTTCTCCGTAACGTGAAATCGCgcatattgaaattatttgcatTGGACGTGCTGCAAAAAGGGAACTTGTTCTAGAGGAAATTCACATTGCGAATATAAAATCGCATAAATGTGTGCAATggaaggtacaaaaaaaaacgaaggcaGATTACTACGCGGGTTTGTGCGACAATTCCTCGATCTGCGGGATTGCAGATGGTTTGTTGATGCGATTGTtgctagagagagaaaacgTTGAAGAAGACATGCTTGGAGATCTTGGTGGAAGAGATGGCTTGtggagaaataaaatcgatAATTAAGGATGTTCTCATTATTAGCTCTCTGGACAAATTTCCATGAATTGTGTGGAGATACCGCGCGCCGGCAGCCCATCATACAAGAGATGGAAGAACATTAAACACCATCCTTGTGTGAGAAGATCTCGCGCGGTGACCCGAGCTGCGGTGGAAGCTGCGCAATGTTGGAGTTTATCATTCACGGTGGACACGAGACACAAATCtcggaaatgatttttattattttccacagCACTAAAGACGTACATCTCATCCAGCAGACCAGCAGCTACAATTAAGTGTAGATAAATCACATAGTTTCCACCGTACCGTGTCACACATTGGGAGATCAAAAGGCTGACTGAACAGCGAGGGGAAAAAGAGGGGCGAAAAGGCAATAAAAGTTGAGCTACAGGTGCgttgattaatttcttctgtttcacgaaaaaaaaattaaaaacttttttttcccactcacgttgggtgaaaaaaaaatcctctccTCTCCTAAGCTATACGAGAGAATGTAATTCGAAACTTTGCACACACGCATTTTTATGACTTTACCCAGGAGAAATTCTAcgtaatttttgtgaaataataaataagaagtgatggagaaaaaatgtcaacaCGACAAATTCACGAAGAAATTCcgcatttttcttaattaccACACaagacaaattaaataaaagatgaagaattaaaaCATCTCACAGATGAGGCAGAGAAAGGAGTTTGAAGAGATTGCTGGATCTTTTCTTATTAGGAAGAACAACacttttaagagctttttacTACTATTTTTgagaatgatttatttttgtcataaaaaaCCTAGATTTTCTCTAGAGAcctagaaatttttaaatgcactttaagattatttttgaCCTCTAATTATCATGATAAAAAGGCCATGAATGTTTTAATCTTTCTACTGTCACGAAAGGgctaaaaactaaaataaaactcaaattttctttctcaaattgtattttaattgtcGTTATTAAGCTTTGTTTTCTGTTGTCCTTTAAGAcagtttacattttttgtaattaataaattttgtgtgtgtgtgttgcaattttcttacaatgtaatgtaatataatttaatatttaattattgtaattttgcGTATCACTTATAGAAAATTGTAACattctaaaaaattcatttattcaatGCAACATGTCTGGAGTAACgatattattttgtatatattttttctttctttcttcattctcCGCAGGAAGAGGAGTTTTGGAGAGGAAAAACAAGAACTTCAAGGGGAAAAATTGTATGTAGGtcatgtaggtatataattctGTCCACTctttatttcttccttttgaagattttattcaatgtgatttttgattgatgttttctattgaattttcttctgtacGTATTATTTTACTTATGAATTGCGCCAATATTGCGAATtgatatgttttattttttgccgAAGGTTTCATTTTAGctcttaataagaaaaaaaaataagcaacagtttgaaaagagaatgaaaagcTGTTTTCTTTCGCAAAAAATAGTGCAACaccttttgagaaaaaaatatcctccataacaataaaaaagaatataatttttttaacaaacaatCAAATATCACATTAATCTTTTCTCAcgatgtattttttatttaataatttaaatattcgaTGACTATTCTATTATCACAATCAATACACAATTAATTacaatactttttttcatcttatttctttttttttatttaaatgtacattttatgGGAATATTTTGGGAGTAATAATtagttgttgtttttttaatataagaaGATTAatgatgaagaataaattttacattgcGGGCTGTTCAAAAAGTTAgcaacacattttttttctcaaaatacttttagaacattttataaattccaaaattaatAACTCTGGATCGgatattctttcttttatttgttgtaATATTCCGGAGATTTTATGGACTTTCAGATTTCCTTATTTCTTCGCAAAAAGCAACATTACcatacaaatttttttcaaacaaatctCATTTAAAAAGCACATTTTTCGATGGTGGATGAGTTTCcacattttcaatgttttttttttgtatacaattttctcatttttgctgaacaataaaaatgtttagcaaaaatataattatttacagtccatttgttttttttctttcatttaaaattgtaaCGTGAGGTgagttttaaacttttaaagttCCGTCCTCTTCACCTACGCTGTACCACACAGACCacaatataataaagaatGAGGCACGATAAAATAGGATGcgctaagaatatttttgtactCAAAGATAAATCAAGGCtcttaaaatgaaaagctttaattctttttcttttatgtggGTGGCTGCTTTCACCCACAATCTGCAATGTACGTCACAGAAAGCTCAGCTAAAATTAGAGATTATCTCTttctattttcaaaaatttatactAAGAATTGCAAACTAACATTTTGCGgcaattaaactaattttcttactGTTGAATGTGTTTCCTTCTGAACCTAACGTGGTGCCAtgttttagaattaatttttcttctctaactAGTCCAATTATTTCACCTCTACAGTCCTTTTGTGGAGGAATTTCAGTTTGCTTTTCTCTTCTGAAAgctcagaattttttttaatcatccattttttaaatttattttagactGTTCCTGAGCCTGACTGTGAATTTCGATGTTTCACAACATCATCCACTTGAATGAGTTGCTCAATTGGCATAAAGGACAGTTCTCCTCCAATTGGAGGATTTGTAACTTGTGCCACAACCTAGAAGAATGAGAAGGAAAAGTATTGTAACTCAATGaatagaaaagatttatttttacatgCAAGATCACCCCGATAGATGGtgttaaaaaagtaaaatatccAAGACACACTTTCTTACCTTAGCATGCTCAACAGCTGCCTGGGCGGCTTTCTCAGCTTCCCTTGCTCGCCTTTCTTTCAGCTTAAGTGAGAATATCGCCACTGATCTAGCCCTTTTGACTAGACTCTGCTTAAGGCGGGACTTTTTGGCAGCCAATTCTGCAGCCTTGACCTCTTCTTCAGTCGCCGTGCCGGAGAGTTTCTTGGGCACGGTACCACTTGCTGGAGATGAACTTACTGTACTGGAACTAGCCACAACATCACCAACACTGCTTACACTAGTTCGTACAGCCACAGAACTCCACGAGGGGGCGTTCTTTAGGACTTGTTCCGGGGAATCTGTACCCGGATGTAGTTCTTTGGCTGCAATGCAGTCTGTACTCCGGTGAATGGGAGACGTTTCAGCCACTTTGAGGCGTCTAGCCCAATCGGGAACACCAACATGTGGGCTTTCACCTGATGTGCTGGTTGCCGTGGCAGGTGGTGTCATTTCGGCGGATTTCCGCGGTTTAAATGGTGGAATCTCTGGGATTTTCGTCGGAGAGGATTTCACATCCGAGACTGAGAAACGCTGTGGAGGTGTCTGAGATAGGGAAGATGTTGATGGTTTCCTGAATGGTGGTATTTCTGGAATCTGAATTGGCTGTGATGCAGTCTTCGTTGTTGGAGAAGCACTGAAATGTTCAATGGggagattttcataaaatttcgaATTAAAACGTTCTTTTATCTATGACACAAACCACAGGTTCATAGCTTAAGCCACAAATATAGATTATTTTAGGGATTTAGGTTTAGGCCATCAAACTGTAAAGCACTTAAAGATAAATCTACGTGGAAAATTTAGGTGTGGTGGATACTGTTGATTTATTCAAACACTGTGTCTCGTGATTTTAATTGCCATTTATCCTATCTAAACACCGACTATCTTATTTatagaacacaaaatgattgtttggaaaatttaccCTGCCGGAGTATTCTTCTTGGGCATTGAATTTCGTACGGAATAACCACGATATGGAGGTATTTCATAGAGTTTTGATATCTCTGATTGCTTTAAATGCCTACATGCactaaaataatataattatacaaaatttgcaattagcTCAACAATGTTCATTAATTAAACTGAATGTGGTTGTTGGTACTCACCTAGGGCCACCTGTCGCCATCTCCGATGGTATGTTCTGAATGGATGAACCACTTGTGTTTGTTGAACTATCTAAGAGGGGTCGAATGAGAACTGTACTAGTCtacaagaagaaataattatttttcttttaatttaaccgttttttaattaattaatttaaaaaaataaattttacctgGGAAATTGGCGAATCTGGTGTAACAGATCTTGGTGCGCCATTCCTGAAGAGTAGATTGGGATCTTCGGGTTCAAAGACAATATCTTCCACTTCCTGACTGGATTGCTCAAGTAGAGGATCAGGGGTGTTTTCCTCTTGATCAGGATGCGAAATGGACGTTGAAGATGGGGACGGTGGAGTTGCTCTTGGTGATGTGCCCTTGCACTGCATCTCCCTGCGACAGTGTTCTGCTCTTGCAATTTCTGCTGCCAACCACGACGGGAGTTCAGGTAGGAGCCATGTTAGAGCAGATCTGAGTCCCAGCATCATGTGCTCTAGTGCCACAATCAAGATTACCGTCTGTGTGGAAGTGAGTCCCGGCCATAGGCGAGACACTTGACCAGATAGCCCAATGAGGGCACAGTTAACGATAACAGCTGCTAAACCCAGCAGACTCAGAGCATTCTGCCACGTGCCGATATTTGCAACACGCTGCCCAAAAGGTCTCTGGTGAACGTGGGCGAGCTTAAAGGCATCCGAACGGATTTCCATTATATTGTTGGCCAGGGCACAGAGCCCTGCAAGGGGAAAGGCAGCTGAAAAGAGTACCACATAGCCCATTTGAACGAGCATCTCTAGATGATCTGAAAATGTCCCATCGTATTTGTAGAGTGAACTCTCAATTTCCGCCTGACCGATACTCCTTTTCCCTGCTTCGGAACTTTTCTCATCAGGCTTAGTTGTATCTTCGGGCTTTGTTTTAGTTTCCTGCGTTGGACTCAGAGCACCCCAGAGGTTAAAGCTGAGCTTTGCCAGCTTCCACTGTTCAACAACATACGGCCAAGCGGATTCTCTCAGATTTCCAATGATCTGCCGTGAGATCAGTAATCCAGCTAGTTGCTCTTTAAGCTTATCCTGATCACATAGGTAGAATGCAATGTAGAAGAGTGAGAGGAAGGAGTTGACAAACTGGAAGAGAGCCACCTTGGCAATAAGATGATTCTCATACTTGGACTGAAGACGATAATTTTCTGTTGATAAAGAAACgcggaaaaaaataaaattcagaaattaaaaaaaattaaataaagcttCCAACCTCGATCATTGAGCCACACAGCTAGCTTGAAGTAAGCCTCATCCATTAGGGTGATAGCACCGGCAAGGAGAACTTTTGGGATCACACTTAGGCAGCTCAAGAAACCTTTTTCAGGCAGCTTCCCGTCCCACCAATCctatgaattaaagaaaagtccGTTAAATAGTAACTAATCACAGCCTCACATTCAAcggaaaaatgttgaaaaatcttGGTAAAAGGTGCtcaataaaagccaaaaaaaagtgacttgaaaaatgagaaaacttaGCACAATGAGGAAGAAactaaaatatgttttaactAAACCTGAGGTGCCATGCAAATGCATTTCCAAACATCAGCGTCTGGAAGATGCTCATCTAGCCAATCCTGAGAGaagaaacatattttttgcaaatcaatACGCCGCTAAAACCATAAGAATTTTGATGAGATGATGCTCgatggaaagaaaataagaatttggTATTGTTTTTTGTTGCTTAGTCTGTTGTGCATCTGTGTGGAATATTGGGATTTTATTCTCACTAGAGTGCCTCACCTGGAACCGAAGCATTATGAACATGACGACAAAGACGAGGACCAAGCAGAGGCCAATGATGGGGAAACTAACCAGATACCGGAAGGCTCGTCGTTGCCATGCAGGAGCTTCCTTTGGCTCCAAACGGCCTGTAACCGGGCTCTCCACGAGTGGTCcctaaaatttgaattatattcTTAAACGGTTTTAAGGATTTAAGTCCGagtaaaatttactttatagAGCGGCCGTGGAGGCTCAAGAAGTTCAGGAGGGGTGGACAAGGTGCCCCAGCGGAAAGCTAACTCTGTCGAATACCTCCGCCATGCCTCCAAGTAGAGCGATGCCCAGGCAACGTTGAAGAGTGAGAAGAGTACATGACCAATATCCTGGGCTGTCTGATTGCGTCCATACAGCCCGGCCCACATGAGTGTGCCAAAAACGGCGGGAACACCCAAAGCGCACGTGTAATGACCCAACCAGGCAAAGTAGAGGGCCACCTTCACGCCAAAATACTCTGCAATGTCGTCTAGAAGGGAGGAATTCCTCGTGACTTGCGAGATTATTTATACATGACTCAGTTTATTGCGAGAAATTGGAAACGTGGTGCACAttgaggaagaatttatttatttttattacaacaGGAGAAAGAAGATAGAAAGACCAACACAGAGAAGAACAATCCAAGGAGGATGAATCcttaatatatgtatatacaattAGTTAATATTCCATCTGAGACTCATAATGAATActcaaatgaatttaatgcacGTTTTTATCCTGAAGTTTAGGAGTTCGTGATTTGTATGCAAATCTCGCCTTCCTATTTAttgcataatattttaaactgATCAATATCGTTTAGTATTAACAGACAACTGAATAAACCAACCAGCATTGCGTGTTTTAACTTTAACCACGTATACATAGAACAAAGGATTCTACTTTGGGGTGGTTTTGCTATAAATAATATCGCCTTATATGTGGGGATGAATAGAAAACATATTCAATTTGAGATATTCTTCCTTCAAAActcatataaaaatgcaatatagagagcttttgtgctttttcatcaattggttattttcaagaatttttcatttgactttaaaagaaactattcaatttattctcttttgattctattcaccccgTTTTGCAATATTGATTTGTTCATTcacatttattcaaaaaagtaTAGCTCATTTTTGTGTCTAGCTATATGTACATCGTAAGCGCTTCCCATATTGCAAAGATTTATTCGAGATTTTCTAGGTCGACGGGATAAtgtgataaattgaatttcacttcCAAGATGCATCATCTTCCCCCTTGGATGTCCACACGAAGAGACATAAGATGAGAATATAATTTGTCAAATTTCTCTTACCTAATGGCTGTGGTGCAAAAATATTACGTACCCAACTGGATTGCAATTGGGTTAAGGCGGTTGTTTCATGGAGTGGAAATACTTGGGTAATGAGACCAGATTCTTGCCATGCAGCAATTATGCTCTGTCCCTCCGCCACCGCCGCTTTTCCTTGCAGCGCTTCCAAATCCCCAATTCCCGCTCGTAGGCCTTGCAGTAtctgttgagaaaattttccacataattAACCCACCGCATCGCACTGTGGGGCCACATTAAAGAGACACCGCACCTGCAGTACGAGCCACTGACGCTCTTGGGATGTGAAAAGTGTACCCCCGCCATCGTCACCCTCGCCACTGGATGGAACTTTCGCCTGGGCAAAGCAGTGCTTTTCGCGGGTCGTGAAGTCACGCAAGGCCCCACCCAAGTCACTCTTTAGTCGCTTCGGTAGGCGAGCCTCCTCCGCCGCCCGGAAGAGTCTGTGTTGCCACAACGGGGAAGAAGAACgtgataaaaatgaaattttgtgtcATTTGCGCGCGCGACAATCAACCGCAAGTATTCAGAGATTTTGCCCACAACATACACTTTTCTTCCTCATTGCTGCACCATCAACCACGAAGAGCATTTTATCACTCTCAGATGACCCATTAAATTGCTCAAGAGTAATTACGTTCGTGGTAATTGgaggaaaattccccaaaacaatttttgcGGAACATTTTTGAGATTGTGCTCGGAAAATTGGTGTTCAAGCACACCAATCACACCAATGGGAATTTCTTTGCacagaaggaaaattgaaagttgATGCACCGTTgccaaattcaatattttattcttttttttgtatacgaAGCTTATTTTCTCttgattttccaattttccaatttgaactcaattttcttttttgagaatatttattggaaagtacaaaatttaattaatattcttttttcaattgatgGCAAAGAGCCAAATTCTTCTGGGCAGAAAATTATTAGagctgaataaaatatttaatgagcATAAGGGATGATGTTTAGTAGTTGAAAGGCTTTTTAGctgataaataaaagattcttGCCAAAGGCCAAGAATTCTACATTAAATTCTCAACCCTTTTGTAGTGTTTTTGATTGCAAAATTGTACTGCCAAAGAGCGCCTacaaatatgcaaaaaacCTCTTTTTTCTGTCTCTTTCATTGTTCCCAATgcaaatgtaataaaaaaggagaagaagggGTAATACTAAGAATAGACTATCCCATAAAATAACTTATACAGaaataaagaactttttttatgagaaaaatatgtttgtgAATGATATTTTCGTGATGGAAGCtttatgcataaaataaatattgacaCCTCGGTGTAACCGTCTAAATTGGgcatatatgaaaaatttctgaaaCTAATATGCGATGTGATTGATATGTTGGCGGTTGAATAACCTCGTGCCCAGggtattcataaaaaatttaaaacaccGAGACCCTCTTCTTTCGCCACACTCATGCTCAATTTCCTTCGTCCTGTTGAACGCGACAAAGTTGACTGAAAAATGGGGGGAAAaggggtgaagaaaaaaatataagtcAGCAACTTACATGCTAATGGGGGCGCTTAGGTAGAATGCGGTGCGTTTTGTACTGTCGTGTGCTCGCACGTGGGCTGAGAGACCCAGACCATTGGGTGTGGGTGAACGGATGCGTGCCAGGAGCCAGCGAAGCACCTCATCGGGTGCATCTTCGGGAAACTCAATCACAACATCGCACTGGGCGGGAATCTTGTTGAGCCAGAGACGTCGCGGCGTCATCAGGTGTCCTGCACAAGGCACTCGTCGACGAATAAGTCTGGAAGCTGGtgggcaaaagaaaaatcccacatgaatgaaatttcacttttcaccTCATCAAATATTCAGGTGTCAATGGTTCGGGGTCTTTCGCATCGACGAGAAAACCtcatttaatattcatttGGATTCACACCCCACCCccacattttctttatatgcACAGGGTGGATGTGCTTTCTGCGTTGAACATTTAACTTTCCACCAGGGTTTTTGTATACtacataaatacattttactcTGGGAATATGTAAGCAACGCACAACgaataaataaagcaaatgTACATAGCATGGAATATGATTTTGGCgt is part of the Lutzomyia longipalpis isolate SR_M1_2022 chromosome 3, ASM2433408v1 genome and harbors:
- the LOC129792369 gene encoding anoctamin-8 isoform X4 translates to MSGGRGEEHENLMGDADDGGCEEYVDDPAGPASGLRRRKGKIMSCAKETIENASRLIRRRVPCAGHLMTPRRLWLNKIPAQCDVVIEFPEDAPDEVLRWLLARIRSPTPNGLGLSAHVRAHDSTKRTAFYLSAPISILFRAAEEARLPKRLKSDLGGALRDFTTREKHCFAQAKVPSSGEGDDGGGTLFTSQERQWLVLQILQGLRAGIGDLEALQGKAAVAEGQSIIAAWQESGLITQVFPLHETTALTQLQSSWVRNIFAPQPLDDIAEYFGVKVALYFAWLGHYTCALGVPAVFGTLMWAGLYGRNQTAQDIGHVLFSLFNVAWASLYLEAWRRYSTELAFRWGTLSTPPELLEPPRPLYKGPLVESPVTGRLEPKEAPAWQRRAFRYLVSFPIIGLCLVLVFVVMFIMLRFQDWWDGKLPEKGFLSCLSVIPKVLLAGAITLMDEAYFKLAVWLNDRENYRLQSKYENHLIAKVALFQFVNSFLSLFYIAFYLCDQDKLKEQLAGLLISRQIIGNLRESAWPYVVEQWKLAKLSFNLWGALSPTQETKTKPEDTTKPDEKSSEAGKRSIGQAEIESSLYKYDGTFSDHLEMLVQMGYVVLFSAAFPLAGLCALANNIMEIRSDAFKLAHVHQRPFGQRVANIGTWQNALSLLGLAAVIVNCALIGLSGQVSRLWPGLTSTQTVILIVALEHMMLGLRSALTWLLPELPSWLAAEIARAEHCRREMQCKGTSPRATPPSPSSTSISHPDQEENTPDPLLEQSSQEVEDIVFEPEDPNLLFRNGAPRSVTPDSPISQTSTVLIRPLLDSSTNTSGSSIQNIPSEMATGGPSACRHLKQSEISKLYEIPPYRGYSVRNSMPKKNTPAGASPTTKTASQPIQIPEIPPFRKPSTSSLSQTPPQRFSVSDVKSSPTKIPEIPPFKPRKSAEMTPPATATSTSGESPHVGVPDWARRLKVAETSPIHRSTDCIAAKELHPGTDSPEQVLKNAPSWSSVAVRTSVSSVGDVVASSSTVSSSPASGTVPKKLSGTATEEEVKAAELAAKKSRLKQSLVKRARSVAIFSLKLKERRAREAEKAAQAAVEHAKVVAQVTNPPIGGELSFMPIEQLIQVDDVVKHRNSQSGSGTV
- the LOC129792369 gene encoding anoctamin-8 isoform X2, which encodes MSGGRGEEHENLMGDADDGGCEEYVDDPAGPASGLRRRKGKIMSCAKETIENASRLIRRRVPCAGHLMTPRRLWLNKIPAQCDVVIEFPEDAPDEVLRWLLARIRSPTPNGLGLSAHVRAHDSTKRTAFYLSAPISILFRAAEEARLPKRLKSDLGGALRDFTTREKHCFAQAKVPSSGEGDDGGGTLFTSQERQWLVLQILQGLRAGIGDLEALQGKAAVAEGQSIIAAWQESGLITQVFPLHETTALTQLQSSWVRNIFAPQPLDDIAEYFGVKVALYFAWLGHYTCALGVPAVFGTLMWAGLYGRNQTAQDIGHVLFSLFNVAWASLYLEAWRRYSTELAFRWGTLSTPPELLEPPRPLYKGPLVESPVTGRLEPKEAPAWQRRAFRYLVSFPIIGLCLVLVFVVMFIMLRFQDWLDEHLPDADVWKCICMAPQDWWDGKLPEKGFLSCLSVIPKVLLAGAITLMDEAYFKLAVWLNDRENYRLQSKYENHLIAKVALFQFVNSFLSLFYIAFYLCDQDKLKEQLAGLLISRQIIGNLRESAWPYVVEQWKLAKLSFNLWGALSPTQETKTKPEDTTKPDEKSSEAGKRSIGQAEIESSLYKYDGTFSDHLEMLVQMGYVVLFSAAFPLAGLCALANNIMEIRSDAFKLAHVHQRPFGQRVANIGTWQNALSLLGLAAVIVNCALIGLSGQVSRLWPGLTSTQTVILIVALEHMMLGLRSALTWLLPELPSWLAAEIARAEHCRREMQCKGTSPRATPPSPSSTSISHPDQEENTPDPLLEQSSQEVEDIVFEPEDPNLLFRNGAPRSVTPDSPISQTSTVLIRPLLDSSTNTSGSSIQNIPSEMATGGPSACRHLKQSEISKLYEIPPYRGYSVRNSMPKKNTPAGASPTTKTASQPIQIPEIPPFRKPSTSSLSQTPPQRFSVSDVKSSPTKIPEIPPFKPRKSAEMTPPATATSTSGESPHVGVPDWARRLKVAETSPIHRSTDCIAAKELHPGTDSPEQVLKNAPSWSSVAVRTSVSSVGDVVASSSTVSSSPASGTVPKKLSGTATEEEVKAAELAAKKSRLKQSLVKRARSVAIFSLKLKERRAREAEKAAQAAVEHAKVVAQVTNPPIGGELSFMPIEQLIQVDDVVKHRNSQSGSGTV
- the LOC129792369 gene encoding anoctamin-8 isoform X6 gives rise to the protein MSGGRGEEHENLMGDADDGGCEEYVDDPAGPASGLRRRKGKIMSCAKETIENASRLIRRRVPCAGHLMTPRRLWLNKIPAQCDVVIEFPEDAPDEVLRWLLARIRSPTPNGLGLSAHVRAHDSTKRTAFYLSAPISILFRAAEEARLPKRLKSDLGGALRDFTTREKHCFAQAKVPSSGEGDDGGGTLFTSQERQWLVLQILQGLRAGIGDLEALQGKAAVAEGQSIIAAWQESGLITQVFPLHETTALTQLQSSWVRNIFAPQPLVTRNSSLLDDIAEYFGVKVALYFAWLGHYTCALGVPAVFGTLMWAGLYGRNQTAQDIGHVLFSLFNVAWASLYLEAWRRYSTELAFRWGTLSTPPELLEPPRPLYKGPLVESPVTGRLEPKEAPAWQRRAFRYLVSFPIIGLCLVLVFVVMFIMLRFQDWWDGKLPEKGFLSCLSVIPKVLLAGAITLMDEAYFKLAVWLNDRENYRLQSKYENHLIAKVALFQFVNSFLSLFYIAFYLCDQDKLKEQLAGLLISRQIIGNLRESAWPYVVEQWKLAKLSFNLWGALSPTQETKTKPEDTTKPDEKSSEAGKRSIGQAEIESSLYKYDGTFSDHLEMLVQMGYVVLFSAAFPLAGLCALANNIMEIRSDAFKLAHVHQRPFGQRVANIGTWQNALSLLGLAAVIVNCALIGLSGQVSRLWPGLTSTQTVILIVALEHMMLGLRSALTWLLPELPSWLAAEIARAEHCRREMQCKGTSPRATPPSPSSTSISHPDQEENTPDPLLEQSSQEVEDIVFEPEDPNLLFRNGAPRSVTPDSPISQTSTVLIRPLLDSSTNTSGSSIQNIPSEMATGGPSASPTTKTASQPIQIPEIPPFRKPSTSSLSQTPPQRFSVSDVKSSPTKIPEIPPFKPRKSAEMTPPATATSTSGESPHVGVPDWARRLKVAETSPIHRSTDCIAAKELHPGTDSPEQVLKNAPSWSSVAVRTSVSSVGDVVASSSTVSSSPASGTVPKKLSGTATEEEVKAAELAAKKSRLKQSLVKRARSVAIFSLKLKERRAREAEKAAQAAVEHAKVVAQVTNPPIGGELSFMPIEQLIQVDDVVKHRNSQSGSGTV
- the LOC129792369 gene encoding anoctamin-8 isoform X3 — protein: MSGGRGEEHENLMGDADDGGCEEYVDDPAGPASGLRRRKGKIMSCAKETIENASRLIRRRVPCAGHLMTPRRLWLNKIPAQCDVVIEFPEDAPDEVLRWLLARIRSPTPNGLGLSAHVRAHDSTKRTAFYLSAPISILFRAAEEARLPKRLKSDLGGALRDFTTREKHCFAQAKVPSSGEGDDGGGTLFTSQERQWLVLQILQGLRAGIGDLEALQGKAAVAEGQSIIAAWQESGLITQVFPLHETTALTQLQSSWVRNIFAPQPLVTRNSSLLDDIAEYFGVKVALYFAWLGHYTCALGVPAVFGTLMWAGLYGRNQTAQDIGHVLFSLFNVAWASLYLEAWRRYSTELAFRWGTLSTPPELLEPPRPLYKGPLVESPVTGRLEPKEAPAWQRRAFRYLVSFPIIGLCLVLVFVVMFIMLRFQDWWDGKLPEKGFLSCLSVIPKVLLAGAITLMDEAYFKLAVWLNDRENYRLQSKYENHLIAKVALFQFVNSFLSLFYIAFYLCDQDKLKEQLAGLLISRQIIGNLRESAWPYVVEQWKLAKLSFNLWGALSPTQETKTKPEDTTKPDEKSSEAGKRSIGQAEIESSLYKYDGTFSDHLEMLVQMGYVVLFSAAFPLAGLCALANNIMEIRSDAFKLAHVHQRPFGQRVANIGTWQNALSLLGLAAVIVNCALIGLSGQVSRLWPGLTSTQTVILIVALEHMMLGLRSALTWLLPELPSWLAAEIARAEHCRREMQCKGTSPRATPPSPSSTSISHPDQEENTPDPLLEQSSQEVEDIVFEPEDPNLLFRNGAPRSVTPDSPISQTSTVLIRPLLDSSTNTSGSSIQNIPSEMATGGPSACRHLKQSEISKLYEIPPYRGYSVRNSMPKKNTPAGASPTTKTASQPIQIPEIPPFRKPSTSSLSQTPPQRFSVSDVKSSPTKIPEIPPFKPRKSAEMTPPATATSTSGESPHVGVPDWARRLKVAETSPIHRSTDCIAAKELHPGTDSPEQVLKNAPSWSSVAVRTSVSSVGDVVASSSTVSSSPASGTVPKKLSGTATEEEVKAAELAAKKSRLKQSLVKRARSVAIFSLKLKERRAREAEKAAQAAVEHAKVVAQVTNPPIGGELSFMPIEQLIQVDDVVKHRNSQSGSGTV